AGAAGCGACTGTCAGAACGAACGCATTATCCGCGTGAGCGTTGTGATGAATTGTCAAAAGAGCCACCACCCATCAGCCAAGTGGGTGGCCGCACCAATTGCTGCGTCTTTTCGTGATCTGCGCCTGTCCAGACTCGCTCACGAGTCACTCTCCTCCAAACCATCGCTTACCCCTCCCTCGTCCGCGATAACTACAAATGGAATTATTCTACGTAAGGATTTCCCGTTGGGCTTCGGCTAGAGGAGATCCGTGATTCTATCTACTGGCAGCTATCGTCGGAGGTATGGGTACTCGACTGGTTCGCCCTTGGTTATTACCAACCCTGCAGGGCCGGTGCGACATCGCACGGTCTTCCAAGGGTCCCCGCCTAAATATTGCTTTAAATCTGTCGCATTTTAACATTGATTATCGCGGTTCCATGAGGGAGCGCATAGGCCGATGAGGCGCGAgcgaaaagaagagaaatcagGAATGCCTTTGGCCGGGTGGGGGAAGTTGGGGGATGTGAATCTTCGCAGCGATCCCGGTCGTCGcatatataatatatgtaTCATATGTAATCGGTCTTGATGTCAAGTTAGAGCGTGCAAATTATCCGAGTAGCATTCGCCTTCTGTTGGTCTcgacaaaagaaaaggctgaaaaaagcaaagagagacGATGCAAACGACTGGGATCTCTTTCTTTCAGTTTCTTTCGGAACGAGGCGGGGCTTTTTTTATGTCGAGCAGCGAACGGTGAGCTCTCAACTCAGCGCTTTTCGAGAAATTACTCGTTGAGGTGTACACCGAAAGTTTGGTGGCGGATTGCATGCGACAGCTCTCCGCCGATAAAGAGCAGCGCTTAATCTTGGTTCGGTTCCATCGTTTTGCGACGTCTTTACAACAGTACTCTGTATTACTGTTTGTGCGCCAAAGCGTCCCAACGAGATTCTTCAATGGCGTTCGTCGATGGCGACCTCGGTGGAGGTTCCTTTTGCCCTGGTGGTCGGCCATCTGAAAATGCGACGAAAGGCCCCGAACCCGCAGGCTGATGATGATAGGTACCGCCGGATCCGCGTCCCACATTGGGGATCTTGTGGCTTTTCTGGCGACGCTGGCAATCGTCCGGGTGCAAACGGAGTCACCTCCTCACAGAAGCGCTGCGATGAAGGCGTGGAAATTAATTCCCAGCCATTCCATGCGGAAAAATGGCATTTTAGCTCTCAGAGCCTGTTTCTGAACCAGACTTTGGATGGCAGAGTTTCCCGCAAGGTTTTGACACAGGCCAGCGACCGTTTCCCCAGGACTCCGACCAATTGGTGATCGCCGGCTAGAATTTATTGCGAAACGTTGTATCTGCAGCCCAATCTCCGCACTTTTGAAGTCGCAGCGTATCGAATCGATGAGTTCCCATTGCGAACGGCCGGCAGTGAGGCGGGATTCGGTGATCACGTGAGTTCGTGTTTAATGGGTTTCGGCCGCGTGCCGGCTGGCGCGTTCTGGGCCCCTGAGAGTTGCTCGGGCTCAGCGCACCACAGAGcttataaaaactaaaattCATGTCATATATACGATCAAAGATACTGAATGGACGTTTGAAATAATTATTTTCGAATTTCTGCGTGGTTTGTGGATGTTTTATTAGAGACGGGCGCATCTACGGTGCAGTTGGGAAGACGTGTGGCGATGATGTCATCTACAGGTACCCCGCAAACACAGCAAACAATGCTGACATAATCTACTCGCCCTGCGACCGGAACGAGACTAgcgtggttgttgttgacgattTCCCGAAAGGGAAGTAACCGCTTTGAGCAATGCGGTTCCCCGGGCAGTCGGATGGTTTTGCCTGCAATATCCCTTTGTTTTCGAGCCCTTTCTGAACGTGAAGgcgctttcttttcttttctctttgctAGGCCCCATGGAGTTGTGCTTTGCCATCTCCCTTCATTAATATTCTTCTTTCCCGCGCGTGGTTGAGAGCAGTCTTCGCCATCTGACTGTGTCGTTGTCCGGTGCGTCTCTTAAGACTTGGCGCGGCttttgttgtttgtttggggTCGACTTTGAGTAGTATCAGCTCGCCGTTTCAGGCCTACTTGTCGACAACCCTGCCCACGCTTGAAGCCAGGAAGTAAACAATCGCCTGGCGTGCCTTCGGATTGTCGCCAACACTCTGGTGAAGGTCTTAGTCCTGATTTGCTTCACAATGGACGCAAAGGTATGCTATTTTCTCGTTGCTTGCCCCATGATACAGCTTCACGAATTACAATACGCCCTACACATCTGAAAGCTATCCTATGCTCTATCGTTGAGACCCCTGTTTTTAAGTCTTGACAATGAATGGGCTGACTTCTTTCTAACTGTAGCCCCAACGCATTCGTGTCCGCGCGGACGAGAATGCTCCCTTTCCTCTCGCCGCGAACAAGACACTCAACCAGCGAACCAAGTCCACCACCGCGTTGTCATCAAACTTCCAGAATGGTGGTAATAAAAACGGACCTCGCCGAGCAGCTTTTGGGGACGTCAGCAACACTGCCAACCTAGTTCATGGTAACCGCGACGATTCCTCCCTTGCGGGCAAGAAGCCTTCCAAAGTGCTGGAGAAAGCGCCACTAGTTGCAGAGAAGAAACCAGCTGCACTCTCTCAGCCTGCCCAACGTCCCGTATCGATGTCCGGATTGAAAGGTTTGCTGAGCAATGTCACCAACCCGAAACCGCTTGAAATTTCGAAGCAAACTGCAGGACAGCAACTGAACACCAATGCCCGCAAAACTTTGAACAAGCGTGCTACGGTCTTCAAAGACCATTTAGAACCATTGACGGAAAATAAAGAACTCACATCCAAGGAATCCACCATTGAACCGAAGGAAGGCAACAACAAAGGCTATACGGAACGCGTGCAGCAGGACGACGTGAAAAAAGCTGTCGACTCAGATGATATTTTGGAAAACGAGCTGAGCAACCTCGAGGCTTCACTGGCCAAATCTGAagccgatgaagacgagaAAGACACCCAAGGGCTCGAAGACGACGCCTGTAAGGTGCAAGCAGGATTGAAGCAAACCAGCGAAATTCGCGAACACCACACTGCGGTGGACTCCCGCGAAGTTAAACCCAACTCGAAGACCTCGCGCAAATCGACCACGGTCTCGCGTATTTCCCATGATTATTTCCCTCACCAGTCGGAACCTGAGGAGTactgggaagatgaggatgaagagaatgaggaagacgatggctACATCACCGCTCGCTCCTACCGTTCCCGAAGCGAGAACACAACAGGTGGAGCGACCACACTGTTGTTCCCTAGATACAACCAGCAAGTCAAGCGAGAGTTGGCACTCGCAAAACAGGTCGTCGAGGCTACTCGGACGGTTGAGGACATTGAGGATGATTACTGTGACACAAGCATGGTGGCCGAATATAGTGAGGAGATCTTCGAGTACATGAGAGAGCAAGAGGTATGTACACTTGTTTGACCACAATAACGGAATTATGCTTACAATTACTTCCAGATCAAGATGTTGCCCAATGCGCATTATATGGACAATCAGGCTGAAATCCAGTGGTCCATGCGGTCTGTCCTCATGGATTGGCTGGTGCAGGTTCACCACCGcttctcgctccttcctGAAACACTCTTTCTATGTGTCAACTACATTGATCGTTTTCTCTCCTGCAAGATCGTTTCGCTTGGCAAACTTCAGCTTGTGGGCGCAACCGCTATTTTCATTGCTGCCAAATATGAAGAGATCAATTGCCCATCGGTGCAGGAGATTGTGTATATGGTTGACGGTGGTTACACGATCGATGAAATCCTCAAGGCCGAGCGGTTCATGTTGAGCATGCTCCAGTTTGAGTTGGGGTATCCTGGGCCCATGAGCTTTCTGCGCAGAATCAGCAAAGCTGATGATTATGATCTCGAAACTCGTACACTTGCGAAGTACTTCCTGGAGATTACTATTATGGACGAGCGATTTGTTGGTAGCCCTGCTAGTTTCCTTGCTGCAGGTGCTCATTGCTTGGCGAGGCTGATGCTGAGGAAGGGCTCATGGGTAAGTCATTTTCTATCTTCCCAAATATACAAGACTGACAATTCGATAGTCACCCGCCCACGTGCATTATGCTGGATACACCTATTCCCAACTTTATCCACTCGTTTCTCTGATGATGGAATGCTGTGAGATGCCTCGTAAACACCATGCGGCTATCTACGAAAAGTACACCGATAAACGGTTCAAGCTTGCTTCCCTTTTTGTTGAAGCCGAAATAAGGAAGAACATTCGCCTTCCAGAGCCAACCAAAGAGGGTTCTATTCTCGAGCGCAAGATGACACCAGAGCCAGCCCATTACAAGCGAGTATAGTGGCCCATACGTGTGCTTGTTTCTATTgtctaaaatatttttttcttgtctctcttccttttgTCAACTTTTCTTGCATCGACAAGAACGATTGGCCTCGCGCCTTTTTCCTTTGTTGCAATGGAATAATTGCCTTTGAAAGGGGCCAGGACGGTGATGTGAGTTTCAAGAACTTCGCCATTCTCACAGCCATTCAGGCCTGGTCTGGCATATGTGATATGGACGCTGGCCGCCACGAGCAGGTTTATTCCCACTCTATCTCAACGAAAACAACATGTCGAAAACGCCAGTGTGCGACACAATTCGAACTCCAGGGTCTTGACAGCTTCTCTTTATTTTCCCTTTCTACGCCTTTGATGACTGGTGGGCTCTTTTATGATTCTTACGCCTTTGGTATTTAGACTGGTGGTGGTAATGATGGAAATCGGATACTAAGCGGGtggagtttttttttattcctGCATTATTTTCATGAGTTAAGATACCAAAAGCCATG
Above is a window of Aspergillus puulaauensis MK2 DNA, chromosome 2, nearly complete sequence DNA encoding:
- a CDS encoding cyclin family protein (COG:D;~EggNog:ENOG410PGIE;~InterPro:IPR036915,IPR006671,IPR004367,IPR039361, IPR013763;~PFAM:PF02984,PF00134), which codes for MDAKPQRIRVRADENAPFPLAANKTLNQRTKSTTALSSNFQNGGNKNGPRRAAFGDVSNTANLVHGNRDDSSLAGKKPSKVLEKAPLVAEKKPAALSQPAQRPVSMSGLKGLLSNVTNPKPLEISKQTAGQQLNTNARKTLNKRATVFKDHLEPLTENKELTSKESTIEPKEGNNKGYTERVQQDDVKKAVDSDDILENELSNLEASLAKSEADEDEKDTQGLEDDACKVQAGLKQTSEIREHHTAVDSREVKPNSKTSRKSTTVSRISHDYFPHQSEPEEYWEDEDEENEEDDGYITARSYRSRSENTTGGATTLLFPRYNQQVKRELALAKQVVEATRTVEDIEDDYCDTSMVAEYSEEIFEYMREQEIKMLPNAHYMDNQAEIQWSMRSVLMDWLVQVHHRFSLLPETLFLCVNYIDRFLSCKIVSLGKLQLVGATAIFIAAKYEEINCPSVQEIVYMVDGGYTIDEILKAERFMLSMLQFELGYPGPMSFLRRISKADDYDLETRTLAKYFLEITIMDERFVGSPASFLAAGAHCLARLMLRKGSWSPAHVHYAGYTYSQLYPLVSLMMECCEMPRKHHAAIYEKYTDKRFKLASLFVEAEIRKNIRLPEPTKEGSILERKMTPEPAHYKRV